A region of Bacillus cabrialesii DNA encodes the following proteins:
- a CDS encoding YceG family protein, whose amino-acid sequence MRQEELTIHKALPADGDWKSLLFQPFADRDHYETEQGLSFSRLAGQILGTPIDETDYYNELYELSINDRVTILSETLDKTIEPETFQKLQHIHSINQKEKGLSVSRFVAFLDGEKLIAKHSNPLMHRHLRKALMTLLHTFADSHEKGLNHPDFRRVLLDVSKFSLNHLNPWLEKTDIEREMPKVVWYGDATKSQLYFLYYLMLVGCDVLLFHPAGNDQLALVDPKQELSFTEKLPDVSELQPFPKEKPDRKSTVAYRSTKEIEHVLNHEESMLYKPWQFRDHTPVSVTLKTTYDELFLITKERAFIRPNFKADKHSIEIPNVFAKIMGVSKDNKEYWNRLHTLADYQETEMIRSFPFTEEIKSNYQFHYSHALDHEGNIDPDKLMASNVWQYKQLPAGVQTAIAKTISRMCRHPRLKALHQEQVKDVQIYLFKQTTNLPANLLKLIQMFDYAQTVPKLLLYHTEMSGGLTRSDAAALLFLNEIGIDIIIYNPPGHQDIEQFIEEDQYDIHWLDDMVFQQDYKEPSIVRRLFRTITQK is encoded by the coding sequence ATGAGACAAGAAGAACTAACCATCCATAAAGCACTTCCGGCGGATGGGGATTGGAAAAGCCTGCTGTTTCAGCCATTCGCCGATCGGGATCACTATGAAACAGAACAAGGCCTTTCATTTTCTCGTCTTGCCGGACAGATATTAGGCACGCCTATTGATGAGACAGACTACTATAACGAGCTCTATGAGCTGTCTATAAACGATCGCGTTACCATTTTGAGTGAAACGCTTGATAAAACAATCGAGCCGGAAACATTTCAAAAGCTCCAGCATATTCATTCGATCAATCAGAAAGAAAAAGGGCTGTCAGTCAGCCGTTTTGTTGCTTTTCTCGACGGGGAAAAGCTGATTGCGAAGCACTCAAACCCCTTGATGCACCGCCATTTAAGAAAAGCGCTGATGACGCTTTTACATACCTTTGCGGACAGTCATGAGAAGGGGCTGAACCATCCTGATTTTCGCAGAGTGCTGCTTGATGTCTCGAAGTTTTCTTTGAATCACCTGAATCCTTGGCTGGAAAAAACCGATATAGAGCGGGAGATGCCAAAAGTTGTTTGGTATGGAGACGCGACGAAAAGCCAGCTCTATTTTTTATATTATCTCATGTTAGTCGGCTGTGATGTTCTGCTGTTCCATCCGGCGGGAAACGATCAGCTGGCGCTTGTCGATCCGAAGCAGGAGCTCAGTTTTACGGAAAAGCTTCCGGATGTTTCGGAGCTTCAGCCGTTTCCGAAAGAAAAACCGGACCGGAAATCAACGGTGGCCTACCGCTCAACAAAGGAAATTGAACATGTGCTCAATCACGAGGAATCCATGCTGTACAAGCCATGGCAGTTCAGAGATCACACACCTGTGTCTGTTACATTGAAAACGACCTATGATGAACTGTTTTTAATCACAAAAGAGCGCGCCTTTATTCGGCCGAATTTCAAAGCCGATAAACATTCCATTGAGATTCCGAATGTATTCGCCAAAATTATGGGTGTGTCAAAAGACAACAAAGAATATTGGAACAGGCTTCATACATTAGCGGATTATCAGGAAACAGAAATGATCAGAAGCTTTCCGTTTACTGAAGAAATAAAGTCGAACTATCAATTTCACTACAGCCACGCGCTTGACCATGAAGGGAACATTGATCCGGACAAGCTGATGGCAAGCAATGTGTGGCAGTATAAGCAGCTGCCGGCGGGCGTTCAGACTGCCATTGCCAAAACGATTTCGAGAATGTGCAGGCACCCGCGGCTTAAGGCATTGCATCAGGAACAGGTCAAGGATGTTCAAATCTATTTGTTTAAACAAACAACAAACCTGCCTGCTAATCTGCTGAAATTGATTCAAATGTTCGACTATGCGCAAACCGTTCCGAAACTTCTTTTATATCATACGGAAATGAGCGGCGGACTCACGCGTTCGGATGCTGCCGCCCTGCTGTTTCTGAATGAAATCGGAATCGATATTATCATTTATAACCCGCCCGGACACCAAGATATTGAGCAGTTTATTGAAGAGGATCAGTATGATATCCACTGGCTGGACGACATGGTGTTCCAGCAGGACTATAAAGAACCTTCGATTGTGAGAAGGCTGTTCAGAACGATTACCCAAAAATAA
- a CDS encoding toxic anion resistance protein produces the protein MTTENQNPLVLDKNEEISQQKADDIRLQLRQEPEVKRLVQQIDVKNQMELLEYGKEPAVEISKFSDRILGMMKTTSVTDSGTMLTQLGKIMDRFDKNDFDEPKGLMAKIFKRGGSMIEKIFKKYQTLGGEIEKINVEISKYKDEMTKTNYTLDEMYENNIKYYMELEKYVVAGQMKLEEMQSVLPSYEEKAASGNQLAQMQLDTMRNGIQALEERVYDLDMARMVALQTAPQIRLLQRGNAKLIGKINSAFIITIPIFKNGIIQAVTVKRQKLVADSMSELDRRTNEMLRRNAENISSQSVEIARMAGRPSIDIETIEASWNTIVSGMQETKQIEEENKRLREDGARRIAQLQDNIKKAALQQ, from the coding sequence ATGACAACTGAAAATCAAAATCCTCTTGTTCTCGATAAAAACGAAGAAATTTCCCAGCAAAAAGCTGACGATATCCGTCTCCAGCTCCGTCAGGAACCAGAGGTAAAGCGGCTTGTTCAGCAAATAGACGTTAAAAACCAAATGGAGCTGCTTGAGTACGGCAAGGAGCCGGCCGTTGAAATTTCCAAGTTCTCTGACCGCATCTTAGGAATGATGAAAACAACAAGCGTGACAGATTCCGGCACAATGCTGACTCAGCTTGGGAAAATCATGGACCGCTTCGATAAAAATGATTTTGATGAGCCGAAGGGATTAATGGCGAAAATTTTCAAACGCGGCGGCAGCATGATTGAAAAAATCTTTAAAAAGTATCAGACACTTGGCGGAGAGATTGAAAAAATCAACGTTGAGATTTCGAAATACAAAGATGAGATGACGAAGACGAACTACACGCTCGATGAAATGTATGAAAACAATATCAAATACTATATGGAGCTAGAAAAATACGTCGTTGCCGGACAAATGAAGCTGGAAGAAATGCAGTCGGTCCTTCCTTCATATGAAGAAAAAGCGGCAAGCGGAAATCAGCTGGCGCAAATGCAGCTCGATACAATGCGCAACGGCATCCAGGCGCTTGAGGAACGGGTGTATGATCTGGATATGGCACGGATGGTGGCTCTTCAAACCGCACCTCAAATCCGTCTCCTGCAGCGCGGAAATGCAAAGCTGATCGGGAAAATCAACTCCGCGTTCATCATCACCATTCCGATTTTCAAAAACGGCATTATTCAGGCTGTTACCGTGAAACGCCAAAAGCTTGTGGCTGACTCCATGAGCGAGCTTGACCGCCGGACAAACGAGATGCTGAGACGAAATGCTGAAAACATCTCGAGCCAAAGTGTAGAAATTGCCAGAATGGCCGGCAGACCGAGCATAGATATTGAAACGATCGAAGCGTCTTGGAACACGATTGTCAGCGGCATGCAGGAAACAAAACAAATCGAGGAAGAAAACAAACGCCTCCGCGAAGACGGTGCAAGACGTATTGCCCAGCTGCAGGACAATATAAAAAAAGCAGCATTGCAGCAATAA
- the niaP gene encoding niacin permease NiaP produces MGKQQPISQRKLLGVAGLGWLFDAMDVGILSFIIAALHVEWNLSPEEMKWIGSVNSIGMAAGAFLFGLLADRIGRKKVFIITLLCFSIGSGISAFVTSLSAFLILRFVIGMGLGGELPVASTLVSEAVVPEKRGRVIVLLESFWAVGWLAAALISYFVIPSFGWQAALLLTALTAFYALYLRTSLPDSPKYESLSAKKKSVWENVKSVWARQYIRPTVMLSIVWFCVVFSYYGMFLWLPSVMLLKGFSMIQSFEYVLLMTLAQLPGYFSAAWLIEKAGRKWILIIYLIGTAGSAFFFGTADSLGLLLTAGMLLSFFNLGAWGVLYAYTPEQYPTAIRATGSGTTAAFGRIGGIFGPLLVGTLAARHISFSVIFSIFCIAILLAVVCILIMGKETKQTELE; encoded by the coding sequence ATGGGAAAACAACAGCCTATTTCCCAGCGTAAACTGCTGGGCGTCGCCGGCTTGGGGTGGCTGTTTGATGCAATGGATGTCGGAATATTATCGTTTATTATCGCCGCGCTCCATGTGGAATGGAATCTGTCGCCCGAAGAAATGAAATGGATCGGAAGCGTCAATTCCATCGGCATGGCTGCAGGTGCGTTTTTGTTTGGCTTACTGGCTGATCGAATCGGCCGCAAAAAAGTGTTTATCATTACCCTTTTGTGTTTTTCAATCGGAAGCGGCATTTCAGCTTTTGTGACGAGCTTATCGGCATTTCTTATTCTTCGTTTCGTGATCGGAATGGGGCTTGGCGGCGAGCTTCCAGTCGCTTCAACACTTGTTTCGGAAGCGGTTGTGCCTGAAAAGCGGGGCAGAGTAATTGTCCTTCTGGAAAGCTTTTGGGCCGTGGGCTGGCTCGCGGCGGCACTGATTTCTTACTTTGTGATCCCGAGCTTCGGCTGGCAGGCTGCTTTGCTGTTAACCGCGCTGACTGCGTTTTATGCGCTGTACTTGCGCACGAGTCTGCCTGATTCGCCGAAATATGAGTCGCTTTCTGCCAAAAAGAAATCGGTGTGGGAGAATGTAAAAAGCGTCTGGGCAAGACAGTATATAAGGCCGACTGTGATGCTGTCGATCGTTTGGTTCTGTGTGGTGTTTTCTTATTACGGCATGTTCCTATGGCTGCCGAGTGTCATGCTGCTGAAAGGCTTCAGCATGATTCAAAGCTTTGAATATGTCCTGCTGATGACGCTTGCTCAGCTTCCGGGCTATTTTTCCGCCGCGTGGCTGATCGAAAAAGCGGGCCGGAAGTGGATACTCATCATTTACCTGATCGGTACAGCAGGAAGCGCCTTTTTCTTCGGAACGGCGGATTCCTTAGGCCTTCTGCTTACGGCTGGAATGCTGTTATCGTTTTTCAATCTTGGTGCGTGGGGCGTGCTGTATGCCTATACACCGGAGCAATACCCGACAGCGATTCGCGCAACAGGTTCAGGAACGACAGCGGCGTTTGGAAGAATCGGCGGCATCTTCGGGCCTTTGCTCGTCGGAACGCTCGCAGCCCGTCATATTTCGTTTTCGGTCATCTTTTCAATCTTTTGCATTGCGATCTTACTCGCGGTTGTTTGTATTTTGATTATGGGGAAAGAAACGAAGCAAACTGAGCTTGAATAG
- a CDS encoding MFS transporter, with product MNRIWLFFSVMFVIGTDTFLLSPLLPLLQDQFHVSTDMSGWMVSAYALGYALFALIAGPISDRLNRKTVMLWGFAGFIVSTFLCGIAPSFAAMCLFRFAAGVSAAFVTPQIWASIPVIVQPSQIMKSMGIATAGLAASQMLGLPIGGFFASFTWHTPFFVLSACSLILVLILAAVMPDIHPAEQMARPSIFSPYRELFSLPKTSVILLAYFLFQTGNFASFSFLGTWLSADYHLTVSQIGAAMLVLGLGNILGSLIGSRISAKLGMFKTLISGMPLMGALYFALPFFPNLFLVETSFFLTFFTAGIIFPLMMGVFQSISPNARGTIASLSNAAMYAGTTVGTCVAGFLYQSAHHFGAVTGFTAILFMLSMALYQTISKTGKRQSAARAQM from the coding sequence GTGAATCGTATTTGGCTTTTCTTCAGTGTGATGTTTGTCATTGGCACGGATACCTTTTTGCTTTCTCCGCTTCTCCCGCTTTTACAGGATCAGTTTCATGTCTCTACCGATATGTCAGGCTGGATGGTCAGTGCTTATGCACTCGGTTATGCCCTTTTCGCTTTGATCGCGGGTCCGATCTCAGACAGGCTTAACAGGAAAACAGTCATGCTGTGGGGATTTGCAGGCTTTATCGTGTCCACGTTTTTATGCGGCATCGCTCCCTCTTTTGCCGCCATGTGCCTGTTCCGTTTTGCCGCAGGCGTTAGCGCTGCGTTTGTGACGCCTCAAATTTGGGCATCCATCCCTGTCATCGTCCAGCCTTCTCAGATCATGAAAAGCATGGGAATTGCGACAGCAGGATTAGCCGCTTCACAAATGCTCGGACTGCCCATCGGAGGGTTTTTCGCTTCCTTTACATGGCATACGCCCTTTTTCGTTTTGTCAGCGTGCTCGCTTATTCTTGTGTTGATCCTGGCTGCCGTTATGCCTGATATTCACCCTGCTGAACAAATGGCGCGCCCGTCAATATTCAGTCCATATCGGGAGCTGTTTTCACTGCCGAAAACATCGGTCATTTTGCTTGCCTATTTCCTCTTTCAAACCGGAAATTTCGCGTCGTTCAGCTTTCTCGGCACTTGGCTTTCCGCGGATTATCATTTAACCGTTTCGCAAATCGGCGCCGCTATGCTTGTACTCGGACTGGGTAATATTCTCGGAAGCCTTATCGGCAGCAGGATTTCAGCAAAGCTGGGCATGTTTAAGACATTGATCAGCGGCATGCCGCTGATGGGCGCTCTCTATTTCGCTCTTCCTTTCTTTCCTAACTTATTTTTAGTAGAAACAAGCTTTTTTCTCACATTCTTTACAGCTGGCATCATCTTTCCGTTAATGATGGGTGTCTTTCAATCCATTTCACCGAATGCGCGGGGAACCATCGCTTCCCTTTCCAATGCCGCTATGTACGCGGGAACCACTGTCGGCACTTGTGTTGCGGGTTTTTTATATCAAAGCGCGCATCATTTCGGAGCCGTCACGGGATTTACTGCCATTCTGTTCATGCTGTCTATGGCGCTCTACCAGACAATCAGTAAAACCGGAAAACGCCAATCCGCAGCCCGGGCGCAAATGTAA
- a CDS encoding ArsR/SmtB family transcription factor, with translation MYYSSMTMKQSDDQIRAQIFKALSDESRLAIIRTLYYSGKELSCGEVGEKCNIVKTTASYHFKTLREAGLTATRKDSRTKYVSLREDTFQTYLPGFLETL, from the coding sequence ATATATTATAGTTCCATGACTATGAAACAATCAGATGATCAAATCAGAGCCCAAATTTTTAAAGCACTGTCTGACGAATCGAGGCTTGCCATTATTCGTACGCTTTATTACAGCGGAAAAGAACTCAGCTGCGGTGAAGTAGGTGAAAAATGCAATATTGTCAAAACCACAGCATCTTATCATTTTAAAACGCTGCGTGAAGCGGGATTGACGGCAACTCGAAAAGATTCGCGGACAAAATATGTCAGTCTGCGTGAAGACACATTTCAAACATACCTGCCTGGCTTTTTGGAAACCCTCTGA
- the opuAA gene encoding glycine/proline betaine ABC transporter ATP-binding protein OpuAA: protein MSVDEKPIKIKVEKVSKIFGKQTKKAVQMLANGKTKKEILKATGSTVGVNQADFDVYDGEIFVIMGLSGSGKSTLVRMLNRLIEPTAGNIYIDGDMITNMSKDQLREVRRKKISMVFQKFALFPHRTILENTEYGLELQGVDKQERQQKALESLKLVGLEGFEHQYPDQLSGGMQQRVGLARALTNDPDILLMDEAFSALDPLIRKDMQDELLDLHDNVGKTIIFITHDLDEALRIGDRIVLMKDGNIVQIGTPEEILMNPSNEYVEKFVEDVDLSKVLTAGHIMKRAETVRIDKGPRVALTLMKNLGISSIYAVDKQKKLLGVIYASDAKKAAESDLSLQDILNTEFTTVPEDTYLTEIFDVVSDANIPIAVVDEKQRMKGIVVKGALIGALAGNNEYINAEGTDEQTQDPSAQEVK, encoded by the coding sequence ATGAGTGTAGATGAGAAACCAATTAAGATAAAAGTTGAGAAAGTGTCTAAAATTTTTGGGAAACAAACAAAGAAAGCAGTTCAAATGCTTGCCAACGGCAAGACAAAAAAAGAGATCCTGAAAGCGACTGGATCAACCGTTGGGGTAAATCAAGCAGATTTTGATGTATATGATGGTGAGATATTTGTCATCATGGGTCTATCAGGGAGCGGTAAATCAACTTTAGTACGGATGTTAAACCGGCTTATTGAACCGACTGCCGGAAATATTTACATTGATGGTGACATGATAACAAATATGTCTAAAGACCAGCTCCGGGAAGTCCGCCGGAAAAAAATCAGCATGGTCTTCCAAAAGTTCGCTCTGTTCCCGCACAGAACGATACTTGAAAATACAGAATACGGACTTGAGCTTCAAGGTGTAGACAAACAAGAGCGTCAGCAAAAAGCGCTTGAGTCCCTAAAGCTTGTCGGACTTGAAGGATTTGAACACCAATATCCTGACCAGCTTTCCGGCGGGATGCAGCAGCGTGTCGGCCTTGCCCGCGCGTTGACAAATGATCCGGACATTCTTCTGATGGATGAAGCGTTCAGTGCGCTCGATCCACTGATTCGTAAAGACATGCAAGATGAACTTCTTGATCTTCACGATAATGTCGGAAAAACGATTATCTTTATTACGCATGACTTGGACGAAGCATTGCGGATCGGCGACAGAATTGTTCTGATGAAGGACGGCAACATCGTTCAAATCGGCACGCCTGAAGAAATCCTGATGAATCCATCTAACGAATACGTTGAGAAATTCGTCGAGGATGTTGATTTATCTAAAGTCCTCACAGCAGGCCACATTATGAAGCGCGCAGAAACAGTGCGGATTGATAAAGGGCCTCGCGTAGCATTGACACTGATGAAAAACCTTGGAATTTCATCGATTTACGCAGTGGATAAACAAAAGAAATTGTTAGGTGTTATCTATGCGTCTGATGCGAAAAAAGCGGCTGAATCTGATTTGTCACTTCAAGATATCTTGAATACAGAGTTTACGACTGTACCAGAGGATACGTATTTGACAGAGATTTTTGACGTTGTTTCTGACGCGAATATTCCAATTGCGGTTGTAGATGAGAAGCAAAGAATGAAAGGGATTGTCGTAAAAGGCGCACTGATTGGCGCGCTTGCCGGCAATAACGAGTATATCAATGCTGAAGGCACTGACGAACAAACACAAGATCCTTCTGCACAGGAGGTGAAGTAA
- the opuAB gene encoding glycine/proline betaine ABC transporter permease subunit OpuAB, translating to MDRLPRIPLADIIDRFVDWITMTFGGFFDGIANGLAAFVNGIVSGLGFIPSILLTIIFAALAWWISTRGIALFTLIGFLVIDYLGYWDPMLQTLALVLTSVIISIVVGVPIGIWASQKEMVRRIVTPILDLMQTMPAFVYLLPAIFFFNIGVVPGVVASVIFAMPPTIRMTVLGIKQVPADLIEATEAFGSTTAQRLFKVQLPLATKTILAGINQSIMLALSMVVIAAMVGAPGLGSEVYSAVTQLKTGIGVEAGIAIVIVAITLDRITQNIKVKKKSRGNA from the coding sequence ATGGATAGACTGCCTAGAATACCTTTAGCAGATATCATTGACCGTTTTGTTGACTGGATTACGATGACGTTTGGCGGATTCTTCGACGGAATCGCAAACGGACTTGCCGCTTTTGTAAATGGAATTGTCAGCGGACTTGGATTTATCCCATCTATTTTATTAACGATTATTTTCGCCGCACTTGCGTGGTGGATCAGCACAAGGGGAATTGCGTTATTTACGCTGATTGGTTTCCTCGTGATCGATTATTTAGGCTATTGGGACCCAATGCTGCAAACATTGGCGCTTGTTCTGACATCTGTCATTATTTCGATTGTGGTCGGGGTTCCGATCGGAATTTGGGCGTCCCAGAAAGAAATGGTTCGCCGTATTGTAACGCCTATTCTTGATTTAATGCAGACAATGCCTGCTTTCGTATATCTATTGCCGGCGATTTTCTTCTTCAACATCGGTGTTGTGCCGGGTGTTGTTGCATCGGTTATCTTCGCGATGCCGCCGACAATCCGCATGACTGTTCTCGGTATTAAACAAGTGCCGGCCGATCTGATTGAAGCGACTGAGGCGTTCGGTTCTACGACAGCTCAGCGTTTGTTTAAAGTTCAGCTTCCGCTTGCGACAAAAACCATTCTGGCCGGAATCAACCAAAGCATCATGCTTGCGTTATCAATGGTTGTTATCGCCGCAATGGTCGGTGCGCCAGGACTTGGTTCTGAAGTATACAGCGCCGTTACACAGCTGAAAACGGGTATCGGCGTAGAGGCGGGTATCGCCATCGTTATCGTTGCCATTACGCTGGACCGTATCACTCAAAACATTAAAGTGAAGAAGAAAAGCAGGGGGAATGCCTGA
- the opuAC gene encoding glycine/proline betaine ABC transporter substrate-binding protein OpuAC, protein MLKKIIGIGVSAMLALSLAACGSESDENATAAEQVNKTIIGIDPGSGIMALTDKAMKDYDLNDWTLISASSAAMTATLKKSYDRKKPIIITGWTPHWMFSRYKLKYLDDPKQSYGSAEEIHTITRKGFSKEQPNAAKLLSQFKWTQDDMGEVMIKVEEGEKPSKVAAEYVKKHKDQIAEWTKGVQKVKGDKINLAYVAWDSEIASTNVVGKVFEDLGYDVTLTQVEAGPMWTAIATGSADASLSAWLPNTHKAYAAKYKGKYDDVGTSVTGVKMGLVVPEYMKNVNSIEDLKK, encoded by the coding sequence ATGCTTAAAAAAATCATCGGTATCGGCGTTTCCGCCATGCTTGCGCTCTCACTTGCGGCTTGCGGTTCAGAAAGCGATGAAAATGCAACCGCGGCTGAACAGGTGAATAAGACCATCATCGGGATTGACCCCGGTTCAGGGATTATGGCCCTGACCGACAAAGCGATGAAGGATTATGACCTGAATGACTGGACATTGATTTCGGCGTCAAGCGCCGCGATGACCGCAACACTTAAAAAGTCATATGACCGTAAGAAACCGATTATCATTACAGGATGGACACCGCACTGGATGTTCTCCAGATATAAGCTGAAATATCTCGATGATCCGAAGCAATCCTACGGCAGCGCAGAGGAAATCCATACGATCACACGCAAAGGCTTCAGCAAAGAGCAGCCGAATGCCGCAAAGCTTCTCAGTCAGTTTAAATGGACGCAAGACGACATGGGCGAAGTCATGATCAAAGTGGAAGAAGGCGAGAAACCTTCCAAAGTCGCTGCTGAGTATGTGAAAAAGCATAAAGATCAGATTGCGGAGTGGACAAAAGGCGTTCAAAAGGTGAAGGGTGACAAAATCAACCTTGCCTATGTAGCGTGGGACAGTGAGATTGCAAGTACAAACGTGGTTGGCAAAGTCTTTGAAGACTTAGGCTATGACGTGACATTAACTCAGGTAGAGGCCGGTCCGATGTGGACCGCGATTGCGACGGGAAGCGCGGATGCATCCCTTTCCGCATGGCTGCCGAATACCCATAAAGCATACGCCGCTAAATACAAAGGCAAATATGACGATGTTGGCACCAGTGTAACTGGCGTGAAGATGGGTCTTGTTGTGCCGGAATATATGAAAAACGTGAACTCAATTGAAGATTTGAAAAAGTAA
- a CDS encoding M20 peptidase aminoacylase family protein encodes MRKLSEDMKQTIMDIFEHLHANPEVSWKEYETTAFLKQKLEDLGCRTRTFADCTGVVGEIGSGSPVVAVRADIDALWQEVNGTFRANHSCGHDSHMTMALGTLMLLKKQPELPKGTIRFIFQPAEEKGGGALKMIEEGVLDDVDYLYGVHVRPIQETQNGRCAPSILHGSSQHIEGTIIGEEAHGARPHLGKNSIEIAAFLLHKLGLIHIDPQIPHTVKMTKLQAGGESSNIIPGKASFSLDLRAQTNEAMETLIAETERACEAAAAAFGAKIELQKEHSLPAATQNKEAEAIMAEAITDIIGAEQLDEPLVTTGGEDFHFYAVKVPNLKTTMLGLGCGLQPGLHHPHMTFDRNAMFTGVHILANAVLKTFQKAESPAAANAS; translated from the coding sequence ATGCGAAAGCTTTCAGAAGACATGAAACAAACCATTATGGATATCTTCGAACACCTGCACGCGAACCCCGAAGTCAGCTGGAAGGAATATGAGACAACTGCATTTCTTAAACAAAAGCTTGAGGATTTAGGGTGCCGGACACGCACGTTTGCAGACTGCACCGGGGTTGTCGGCGAAATCGGATCAGGCTCGCCCGTTGTAGCGGTGCGCGCTGATATTGACGCGCTATGGCAGGAAGTTAACGGGACATTCCGCGCCAACCATTCCTGCGGACACGATTCACATATGACAATGGCGCTGGGCACGTTAATGCTGTTGAAAAAGCAGCCCGAGCTTCCAAAAGGCACAATCCGTTTTATCTTTCAGCCGGCTGAGGAAAAAGGCGGCGGCGCCTTAAAAATGATAGAAGAAGGCGTGCTTGATGATGTCGACTATTTGTACGGCGTTCACGTCCGTCCGATTCAGGAAACACAGAACGGGCGCTGCGCCCCTTCAATCCTGCACGGATCAAGCCAGCATATTGAGGGAACGATAATCGGAGAAGAGGCCCATGGCGCCCGCCCGCACCTCGGGAAAAACAGCATCGAAATTGCGGCATTTCTTTTACATAAGCTCGGACTCATTCATATTGACCCGCAAATTCCGCATACCGTCAAAATGACCAAACTGCAAGCCGGCGGTGAAAGCTCTAACATCATTCCCGGAAAAGCGTCGTTCAGCCTTGATTTGCGCGCGCAGACGAATGAAGCCATGGAGACGTTAATCGCCGAAACCGAAAGAGCCTGTGAGGCCGCCGCCGCCGCATTCGGCGCAAAGATCGAGCTGCAAAAGGAACACAGCCTTCCAGCGGCAACACAAAACAAAGAAGCTGAAGCGATCATGGCAGAAGCCATTACGGACATCATCGGTGCTGAGCAGCTTGATGAACCGCTTGTCACCACCGGCGGCGAGGATTTCCATTTTTACGCCGTGAAAGTGCCGAATCTCAAAACAACCATGCTCGGACTCGGCTGCGGACTCCAGCCGGGACTCCACCATCCGCACATGACCTTTGACAGGAACGCGATGTTCACCGGAGTTCATATTTTAGCGAACGCCGTGCTCAAAACGTTTCAGAAGGCGGAATCACCCGCTGCCGCTAACGCTTCTTAA